The proteins below are encoded in one region of Triticum aestivum cultivar Chinese Spring chromosome 1B, IWGSC CS RefSeq v2.1, whole genome shotgun sequence:
- the LOC123148169 gene encoding protein RADIALIS-like 3 yields MASLSMSAGWTPKQNKLFEQALAVHDRDTPDRWHNIARAVGGGKSADDVRRYYELLVHDIARIEAGKVSFPAYRPPCPGPGHNASYEADRLKHLKI; encoded by the exons ATGGCTTCTCTGTCGATGAGTGCGGGGTGGACGCCGAAGCAGAACAAGCTGTTCGAGCAGGCGTTGGCGGTGCACGACAGGGACACACCCGACCGCTGGCACAACATCGCCCGTGCTGTCGGGGGCGGCAAGTCGGCGGACGAtgtcaggcgctactacgagctgCTCGTCCACGACATCGCCCGGATCGAGGCCGGCAAGGTGTCTTTCCCCGCCTACCGTCCACCATGCCCCGGCCCCGGCCACAACGCCAGCTACGAGGCCGACAG GTTGAAGCACTTGAAGATCTAG